Proteins encoded in a region of the Quercus lobata isolate SW786 chromosome 8, ValleyOak3.0 Primary Assembly, whole genome shotgun sequence genome:
- the LOC115957706 gene encoding granule-bound starch synthase 1, chloroplastic/amyloplastic-like, with protein MATVAGSNFVSTSSRVNYGSVTSGSEGKAALMKFGLMNHTMTHNGLRSLNKVDELVHVSTMAKLTTRQTRSKTFKSGNAWTSRTIVCGSGMNLIFVGTEVGPWSKTGGLGDVLGGLPPAMAANGHRVMTVSPRYDQYKDAWDTDVVIELKVGDKTEKVRFFHCYKRGVDRVFVDHPAFLEKVWGKTKSKIYGPMAGEDFQDNQLRFSLLCQAALEAPRVLALNSNEYFSGPYGEEVIFIANDWHTALIPCYLKTIYKPKGIYSTARVAFCIHNIAYQGRFAFTDFSLLNLPDELKSSFDFIDGYEKPVKGRKINWMKAGILESDKVLTVSPYYAQELVSGEDKGVELDNIIRKTGIQGIVNGMDVQEWNPLTDKYTNVKYDASTVLDAKPLLKEALQAEVGLPVDRNIPVIGFIGRLEEQKGSDILVAAIPHFIKENVQIIVLGTGKKPMEKQLEQLEKIYPDKARGVAKFNVPLAHMIIAGADFILVPSRFEPCGLIQLHAMRYGTVPIVASTGGLVDTVKEGFTGFQMGSFNVECEAVDPADVTAVATNVKRALTTYGTPAFSEIIQNCMAQDLSWKGPAKKWEEVLLSLGVAGSEPGIEGEEIAPLAKENVATP; from the exons ATGGCAACTGTGGCTGGTTCAAACTTTGTATCAACAAGTTCTCGTGTCAACTATGGATCAGTAACTTCTGGATCAGAGGGTAAAGCAGCACTGATGAAATTTGGTTTAATGAATCACACCATGACTCACAATGGGTTAAGATCTTTGAACAAAGTGGATGAACTAGTGCATGTCAGTACCATGGCAAAATTAACTACCAGGCAAACCAGGAGTAAAACATTCAAGAGTGGGAATGCATGGACTTCACGGACCATTGTTTGCGGAAGTGGGATGAATTTGATCTTTGTGGGGACAGAAGTAGGTCCCTGGAGCAAAACTGGTGGACTTGGAGATGTTCTTGGAGGTCTACCACCAGCAATGGCG GCCAACGGGCATCGTGTTATGACTGTCTCTCCACGTTATGACCAGTACAAAGATGCGTGGGATACAGATGTTGTAATTGAG CTTAAAGTAGGAGATAAAACCGAAAAGGTTCGCTTCTTCCATTGCTACAAAAGAGGAGTAGATCGCGTTTTTGTGGATCACCCAGCGTTTCTTGAAAAG GTGTGGGGGaaaaccaaatccaaaattTATGGGCCTATGGCTGGAGAGGATTTCCAGGACAACCAACTTCGATTCAGCTTATTATGCCAG GCCGCTCTAGAGGCACCAAGGGTTCTAGCACTTAACAGCAATGAATATTTCTCTGGACCATATG GTGAAGAGGTCATATTCATTGCCAACGACTGGCACACTGCCCTGATCCCATGCTACCTGAAAACTATATACAAACCAAAAGGCATATACAGCACTGCCAGA gTTGCCTTTTGCATTCACAACATTGCTTACCAAGGCAGATTTGCCTTCACAGATTTCTCACTTCTCAATCTCCCAGACGAattgaaaagctcttttgattttattgatgg GTATGAAAAGCCAGTCAAGGGAAGAAAAATCAATTGGATGAAAGCTGGAATTTTAGAATCAGACAAGGTTTTAACTGTGAGCCCATACTATGCCCAAGAACTTGTTTCTGGCGAAGACAAAGGAGTGGAATTGGATAACATCATTCGTAAAACTGGCATTCAAGGAATTGTGAATGGCATGGATGTCCAGGAATGGAACCCCTTAACTGACAAATATACAAACGTCAAATATGATGCTTCAACC GTGTTGGATGCAAAGCCTCTTTTGAAGGAAGCCCTCCAAGCTGAAGTTGGATTGCCAGTGGATAGAAACATCCCTGTCATAGGCTTCATTGGTAGACTCGAAGAGCAGAAAGGTTCAGATATTCTCGTAGCAGCCATTCCCCATTTTATCAAAGAGAATGTTCAAATAATAGTCCTT GGGACTGGCAAAAAACCAATGGAGAAGCAGCTTGAACAGCTGGAGAAAATATACCCTGACAAGGCCCGAGGAGTGGCGAAATTCAATGTTCCCCTGGCTCATATGATAATAGCTGGTGCTGATTTTATACTGGTTCCTAGTAGATTTGAGCCCTGTGGTCTCATTCAATTACATGCCATGCGTTATGGAACT GTACCTATTGTTGCCTCAACTGGTGGATTGGTTGACACTGTTAAAGAAGGTTTCACAGGATTTCAAATGGGAAGCTTCAATGTTGAA TGTGAAGCTGTTGATCCTGCCGATGTGACTGCAGTGGCTACAAATGTGAAAAGGGCCCTCACAACCTACGGAACTCCAGCTTTCTCTGAGATAATACAGAATTGCATGGCTCAAGATCTCTCATGGAAG GGACCTGCTAAGAAGTGGGAGGAGGTGCTGCTAAGTTTGGGGGTGGCGGGAAGTGAACCTGGAATTGAGGGTGAGGAAATAGCTCCACTCGCAAAGGAAAACGTTGCAACTCCCTAA